In Cellulomonas sp. Y8, the genomic stretch CAGATCGGCCCGATCAAGCTGGGCGACCTGCGCCCGGGCCGCACCCGTGTGCTCGGGAAGGCGGAGGTCGGCTCGCTGATGACGTCGGTGGGCATGTGAGCACGAACGGCACGGCCGCGGTGGTGACCCGCGGCCCGGTCCGCGTGGTCGGCACCGGGCTGCTGGGCGCGTCGGTCGGCCTCGCGCTGACCGCGCGCGGCGTCGACGTGACGCTGCACGACCCGTCCCGCACGGCGCTGGCGCTGGCCCGCGACGTGGGGGCCGGGCGGCCCGCGGCGGAGGGCGACCCGGAGCCGGCGCTGGTCGTCGTCGCCGCGCCGCCGGACGTGACGGCGGACGTGGTGCGGGACGAGCTGGCCGCGCACCCGGACGCCGTCGTGACGGACGTGGCGAGCGTGAAGGGCTACGTGCTGAACGAGCTGCGGGCCGCGGGCGCGGACCTGTCCCGGTACGTCGGGTCGCACCCGATGGCCGGGCGGGAGCGCTCGGGGCCGGCCGCGGCGGTGCCGGACCTGTTCGTCGGGCGGCCGTGGGTCGTCGTCGACTCGGGGGAGTCCCGGCCGGACGCGCTGCTCGCGGTGCGGGCGCTGGCGACCGACCTGGGCAGCGTGCCGGTGACCATGGACGCCGCCGAGCACGACGCCGCGGTGGCCGTCGTCTCGCACGTGCCGCAGGTGGCGGCCAGCCTGGTCGCGGCGCGCCTGCGCGGGGCCGAGCCGGACGCGCTCGGGCTCGCGGGCCAGGGCCTGCGCGACGTCACCCGCATCGCGTCGTCCGACCCGGCGCTGTGGACGTCGATCCTGGCGGCCAACGCGGCGGCCGTGCGCGGCGTGCTCGCGGGGCTGCGGGAGGACCTGGACGAGGTCCTGGGCGCGCTGGACAGCGCCGCCCGGGCGAGCGGGCCGGAGGACGTCGAGCTCGGCGCGCTGGCCCGCGTGGCGCGGCTGATCGCGGACGGCAACGCCGGCGTGGCGCTCGTGCCCGGCAAGCACGGCGGCGCGCCGCGCTCGTACGCGGTGGTGACGGCCCTCGTGCCCGACCGGCCCGGCGAGCTCGCGCGGCTGCTGACCGACGTCGGCGCGGCCGGCGTGAACCTGGAGGACCTGCGGCTCGAGCACGCGGCGGGACGACCCGTCGGCATGGCGTCGGTGTCGGTCGACCCCGCGCGCTCGGCGCACCTGGAGGCGGAGCTGACGGCCCGCGGTTGGAGGTTGGTTCGGTGACTGCGCACGACGTGCGACGGCCGGTGGTGGTGGCGATCGACGGGCCGTCCGGCTCGGGGAAGTCGACGGTGTCCCGGCGGGTCGCCGAGCGGCTCGGCCTGGCGTACCTGGACACCGGCGCGATGTACCGCGCCGCGACCTGGTGGGCGCTGCACCGCGGGGTGTCCCTGACCGACGCGGACGCCGTGGCGCGGCTGGTGCGCGAGATGCCGCTGGTGATGGGCGTCGACCCCCGCCAGCCGGGCGTGCACGTGGACGGGCACGACGTCGGCGAGGCGATCCGCGAGACGGCCATCTCCGCCGCGGTGAGCGCCGTGGCGACCAACCTGGAGGTGCGCGCCGAGCTCGGCCGCCGGCAGCGCGCGGAGATCGCGGCGCAGGCGGCGTCCTCGGCGTTCTCGGGGGGCCGCGGCATCGTCGCGGAGGGCCGGGACATCACCACGGTCATCGCACCCGACGCCGACGTGCGGCTGCTGCTCACCGCCAGCGAGGAGGCCCGGCTCGCCCGGCGCGCCCGCGAGGTGCACGGCTCCGACGACGCCGACGCGGTCGCGGCGACCCGGGACCAGGTGGTCCGCCGGGACGCGGACGACTCGACGGTGTCGCAGTTCCTGGTCGCGGCCGACGGCGTGGTGACGGTCGACTCCTCGGAGCTCGACCTCGACCAGACCGTGCAGGCGGTGCTCGACGTGGTGGCGCGCACCGCGGACCTGCACGCGTGACCGGCCGGGCGCGCGAGGCCACGCCGGCCGCCGCGGTCGCCGCACGGTCCGTGCCCGGTTGGGCGCGCGGGCTCGGGAAGGTGATCGCGCACGGCGTCTGGGACGCCCGCGTCGTCGGCGCCGAGCACGCGCCGGCCTCGGGACCGGTGCTGTTCGCGGCCAACCACACGAGCGTGATCGACGGCCCCCTGCTGCAGGGCGTCACGCCGCGGCCGGTGCACATCCTGGTCAAGCACGAGATGTTCGTGGGTCCGCTCGGGGCGCTCCTGCGGGCGGCGCAGCAGATCCCGGTCGACCGGTCCGGCGGGCGCGACGCGCTCGTGACGGCCCTGGCCGTGCTGAACCGCGGCGACGCGGTCGGCGTGTTCCCCGAGGGCAACCGG encodes the following:
- a CDS encoding prephenate dehydrogenase translates to MSTNGTAAVVTRGPVRVVGTGLLGASVGLALTARGVDVTLHDPSRTALALARDVGAGRPAAEGDPEPALVVVAAPPDVTADVVRDELAAHPDAVVTDVASVKGYVLNELRAAGADLSRYVGSHPMAGRERSGPAAAVPDLFVGRPWVVVDSGESRPDALLAVRALATDLGSVPVTMDAAEHDAAVAVVSHVPQVAASLVAARLRGAEPDALGLAGQGLRDVTRIASSDPALWTSILAANAAAVRGVLAGLREDLDEVLGALDSAARASGPEDVELGALARVARLIADGNAGVALVPGKHGGAPRSYAVVTALVPDRPGELARLLTDVGAAGVNLEDLRLEHAAGRPVGMASVSVDPARSAHLEAELTARGWRLVR
- the cmk gene encoding (d)CMP kinase, whose protein sequence is MTAHDVRRPVVVAIDGPSGSGKSTVSRRVAERLGLAYLDTGAMYRAATWWALHRGVSLTDADAVARLVREMPLVMGVDPRQPGVHVDGHDVGEAIRETAISAAVSAVATNLEVRAELGRRQRAEIAAQAASSAFSGGRGIVAEGRDITTVIAPDADVRLLLTASEEARLARRAREVHGSDDADAVAATRDQVVRRDADDSTVSQFLVAADGVVTVDSSELDLDQTVQAVLDVVARTADLHA
- a CDS encoding 1-acyl-sn-glycerol-3-phosphate acyltransferase encodes the protein MTGRAREATPAAAVAARSVPGWARGLGKVIAHGVWDARVVGAEHAPASGPVLFAANHTSVIDGPLLQGVTPRPVHILVKHEMFVGPLGALLRAAQQIPVDRSGGRDALVTALAVLNRGDAVGVFPEGNRGRGDAASARAGVAWLAVHGGAPVVPVAILGTRRTGESVGHIPLPRRRLHVELGAPLDLTPGPGQSRRDAIGAGTEAVRVALSALVRDAAARTGAALPTD